In Spiroplasma litorale, a single genomic region encodes these proteins:
- a CDS encoding RsmE family RNA methyltransferase, with amino-acid sequence MYQYFATKKYGEKFILKDNDFHHIKNVIRLKENEKVTIVYMNDKYICKILNFDQNQCNLKILEVLNITKSNKPIVNLFCGIIREQKWDYLLQKTTELGVNNIYPVIFKRSIIKIEPKDEVKKITRWQNIVLTASKQTKSTNIPTVMPIIRNLDDVICKNADLNIICYENEKNTTLKSLISNKKDSFNSINILIGPEGGFENYEVKLLEEANYNIVTLGSNILRAETAPLFVLSCLNYEFET; translated from the coding sequence ATGTATCAATATTTTGCAACTAAAAAGTATGGTGAAAAATTTATATTAAAAGACAATGACTTTCATCATATAAAAAATGTAATTAGATTAAAAGAAAATGAAAAAGTAACAATTGTTTATATGAATGATAAGTATATATGTAAAATTTTAAATTTTGATCAAAACCAATGTAACTTAAAAATATTAGAAGTTCTAAATATAACTAAATCTAATAAACCAATAGTAAATTTATTTTGTGGAATTATTAGAGAGCAAAAATGAGATTATTTATTGCAAAAAACCACTGAACTCGGGGTCAATAATATATATCCAGTCATTTTTAAAAGAAGTATAATAAAAATAGAACCTAAAGATGAAGTTAAAAAAATTACAAGATGACAAAATATTGTTTTAACAGCATCAAAACAAACAAAAAGTACAAATATACCAACAGTTATGCCTATAATAAGAAATTTAGATGATGTCATTTGTAAAAATGCAGATTTAAATATAATATGTTATGAAAATGAAAAAAATACTACTTTAAAGTCTTTGATAAGTAATAAAAAAGACTCATTTAACTCTATAAATATATTAATAGGTCCAGAAGGTGGTTTTGAAAATTATGAGGTAAAATTATTAGAAGAAGCAAATTATAATATAGTTACACTTGGTAGCAACATATTAAGAGCAGAGACTGCACCATTATTTGTACTCAGCTGTTTAAATTATGAATTTGAAACTTAA